The following are encoded in a window of Candidatus Woesearchaeota archaeon genomic DNA:
- a CDS encoding deoxyhypusine synthase, with translation MHKEIVDSKEPSKEKFEKAKERVFLKPTATLDEWIKVKGYDFEKPFAIDAFLDSYFTTGFQATDLRLAIEICREMRKDNATIFFGFTSNMVSCGLREIIAYLVKHKLIHVLVTTAGGIEEDIIKTKKSFVIGSYHTPGNVLLDQGINRTGNLFIPNDRYLELHRLLEPFFMRLYHQQKQTGKIINTKDFIFELGKEVKDENSIYYWTTKHNIPVFCPALTDGAIGDALYFFKKKYPDFKIDMADDIVAITDIALNAEKTGIIALGGSMPKHHIANANLFREGADYAVYITTAAEYEGSNAGANIEEAKSWGKVKSNAPNVKVNGEASILFPLLVAGAFRKELDLDHTKSIWTEIKDKEL, from the coding sequence ATGCATAAAGAAATTGTTGATAGCAAAGAACCAAGCAAAGAAAAGTTTGAAAAAGCAAAAGAAAGAGTATTTTTAAAACCAACTGCTACCTTAGATGAATGGATTAAAGTAAAAGGGTATGACTTTGAAAAACCATTTGCCATTGATGCGTTTCTAGACAGTTATTTTACTACTGGTTTTCAAGCAACTGATTTGCGATTAGCCATTGAAATTTGCAGAGAAATGCGTAAAGACAATGCTACCATCTTCTTTGGCTTTACTTCAAATATGGTAAGCTGTGGATTACGGGAAATAATTGCCTATCTTGTCAAACATAAACTAATTCATGTACTTGTGACAACTGCTGGAGGCATAGAAGAAGATATTATTAAAACAAAAAAGTCATTTGTTATTGGAAGCTACCATACACCAGGAAATGTCTTGCTTGATCAAGGAATCAATCGAACAGGAAATCTATTCATTCCCAATGACCGATACCTTGAACTGCACCGTTTACTTGAACCATTTTTTATGAGATTATATCACCAGCAAAAACAAACAGGCAAGATAATTAATACCAAAGATTTTATTTTCGAGCTTGGCAAAGAAGTCAAAGATGAAAATTCTATTTATTATTGGACAACAAAACATAATATTCCTGTATTTTGTCCTGCATTGACTGATGGAGCTATAGGAGATGCATTATATTTTTTTAAGAAAAAATATCCTGATTTTAAAATTGATATGGCAGATGATATTGTTGCAATAACTGATATTGCGCTCAACGCTGAGAAAACAGGTATTATTGCGTTAGGCGGAAGCATGCCAAAGCATCATATTGCTAATGCAAACTTGTTTAGAGAAGGAGCTGATTACGCAGTCTATATCACGACAGCAGCAGAATATGAGGGTTCAAATGCAGGAGCAAATATTGAGGAAGCCAAAAGCTGGGGCAAAGTCAAATCAAACGCGCCAAACGTTAAAGTAAACGGCGAAGCAAGTATTTTATTTCCCCTGCTTGTAGCAGGAGCATTTAGAAAAGAGCTTGATTTAGATCATACTAAAAGTATTTGGACGGAAATTAAGGATAAAGAATTATAA
- a CDS encoding DUF357 domain-containing protein has protein sequence MNKTNHQTNLIKEEKLTKYFDITGRALKKVKIGKENAKEKLDWKAAAADFLDMAQRYYDDAEHFKKKGEIVNAFAALNYAHGWLDAGARLGLFDVDGDNVLFTVDAKNEVK, from the coding sequence ATGAATAAAACAAATCATCAAACAAATCTTATCAAGGAAGAGAAATTAACAAAATACTTTGATATAACAGGCAGAGCTTTGAAAAAAGTTAAAATAGGCAAAGAAAATGCAAAGGAAAAATTAGATTGGAAAGCGGCTGCAGCAGATTTCTTGGATATGGCGCAACGTTATTATGATGATGCAGAGCATTTTAAGAAAAAAGGTGAAATAGTCAATGCATTCGCAGCATTAAATTATGCACATGGCTGGCTTGATGCAGGCGCACGATTAGGCTTGTTTGATGTTGATGGAGATAATGTGTTATTTACGGTTGATGCGAAGAACGAAGTGAAATAA
- a CDS encoding methyltransferase yields the protein MITKSRLAIELSKLNVFRKANITLEQYPTDSEIAASVLWQSYMQGELQNKIVADLGCGTGILGIGALLLGAKYVYFVDVDKEALLVLRENLKRLCIEKNQYSIQHKDILQFKSTKNIDLIIQNPPFGTRNKHIDKVFLEKAMSLTKIIYSFHKLTSKQFIAALCKDHNFSIKDIIEFDFPLKYSQKFHNKRIQYIAVGCWKLVKDS from the coding sequence ATGATCACAAAATCAAGATTAGCAATAGAATTAAGCAAGTTAAATGTATTTCGAAAAGCTAATATTACCTTGGAACAATATCCAACAGACTCTGAAATTGCTGCATCTGTATTATGGCAGAGTTATATGCAAGGAGAACTTCAGAATAAAATTGTTGCTGATTTAGGTTGCGGCACAGGAATATTAGGCATTGGAGCATTGTTGTTAGGCGCAAAATATGTTTATTTTGTTGATGTTGATAAAGAAGCATTGCTTGTTTTGAGGGAAAATCTTAAACGCCTGTGTATTGAGAAAAATCAGTATAGTATCCAACACAAAGATATTCTTCAGTTTAAATCAACAAAGAACATAGATTTAATTATTCAAAATCCTCCTTTTGGCACGAGAAATAAGCATATTGACAAAGTCTTTTTGGAAAAAGCAATGAGTTTAACAAAGATTATTTATTCATTTCACAAATTAACAAGCAAGCAGTTTATTGCAGCGTTATGCAAGGACCATAATTTCTCAATTAAAGATATTATTGAGTTTGATTTTCCCTTAAAATACAGCCAGAAATTTCATAATAAAAGGATACAATATATTGCAGTGGGATGCTGGAAATTAGTTAAGGATAGTTAA
- a CDS encoding FKBP-type peptidyl-prolyl cis-trans isomerase, protein MRRPQPVARYGNKVQILVTGRLDDGQVFENTPNNQPLEFTLGKKEVIQGLEVAVEGMRLGEAKQVLLTPESGFGIRKEEYVQVIPRTSIPKEFVLEKGKVIAMQRENGIAFQAVVKDFNQETVTLDFNHPLAGKRLSFDIKLVGIQ, encoded by the coding sequence ATGCGAAGACCTCAGCCAGTTGCGCGCTATGGCAATAAGGTACAGATTCTTGTAACAGGAAGATTAGACGATGGTCAAGTCTTTGAAAACACCCCTAATAATCAACCGTTAGAATTTACTCTTGGAAAAAAAGAAGTAATACAAGGTTTGGAAGTTGCAGTTGAAGGAATGAGGCTTGGTGAAGCTAAACAAGTTCTTTTGACACCAGAATCAGGGTTTGGTATAAGAAAAGAAGAATATGTGCAAGTGATTCCTCGAACATCTATTCCAAAAGAATTTGTCTTAGAAAAAGGCAAAGTTATTGCTATGCAGCGTGAGAATGGCATTGCTTTTCAGGCAGTTGTCAAGGATTTTAATCAGGAAACAGTTACCTTAGATTTTAATCATCCACTAGCAGGAAAACGTTTAAGTTTTGATATTAAATTAGTGGGGATACAATAA
- a CDS encoding proteasome subunit beta, producing MEESNIMNLGTTTLGIVCKDGIVMAADMRATAGNLIVNKRTEKVFPVAKNMIVTMSGTVSDAQLLTRLLKAEISLKEIRNGREVNVKEGANLLAGMVYGNIRKMSMIPGISHFLLGGKDSDGFHLYDVFADGSLTLEESYVSSGSGSVFAYGVLEAMYDKNISLSEGVDLAIKAVNAALQRDTYSGNGIMVYTITRKGIEKVHTEELVMELKG from the coding sequence ATGGAAGAGAGCAATATAATGAATTTAGGAACTACTACTTTAGGTATTGTTTGCAAAGACGGCATTGTTATGGCTGCAGATATGCGGGCAACTGCCGGCAATTTAATTGTTAACAAAAGAACTGAAAAAGTGTTTCCTGTTGCGAAGAATATGATTGTAACTATGTCTGGAACAGTTTCTGATGCGCAATTATTAACGAGACTGTTAAAAGCTGAAATCTCTTTAAAAGAAATCAGGAATGGCAGAGAAGTAAATGTCAAAGAAGGCGCTAATTTATTAGCGGGAATGGTCTATGGCAATATACGAAAAATGTCCATGATCCCTGGAATTTCACATTTTCTCTTAGGAGGAAAAGATAGTGATGGGTTTCATCTTTATGATGTTTTTGCTGATGGATCATTGACTTTAGAAGAAAGTTATGTCTCAAGCGGCAGTGGAAGTGTATTCGCCTATGGAGTATTAGAAGCAATGTATGATAAAAATATCAGTTTAAGCGAAGGTGTTGATCTTGCAATTAAAGCTGTTAATGCTGCATTGCAGCGAGATACTTACAGCGGTAATGGTATTATGGTGTACACCATTACACGAAAAGGAATAGAAAAAGTGCATACTGAAGAATTAGTTATGGAGTTGAAAGGATAA